Proteins from a genomic interval of Nematostella vectensis chromosome 12, jaNemVect1.1, whole genome shotgun sequence:
- the LOC5509536 gene encoding uncharacterized protein LOC5509536, giving the protein MASAFAGVLVVFLGCCSLIVTSEENRNATHHKVKMTCDEDYCASYCCYDSWNNWICCSETDITDMWWFWVSFATGLLFLSLCCGLCCRRHLRHRRYFIITGEQPATVITSYGTENVAPIYSIVHPYHGYPEAHLPPYTPVPENKGNPPSYT; this is encoded by the exons ATGGCTTCCGCTTTCGCTGgagttcttgttgtttttctgGGTTGTTGTTCGCTGATCGTCACCTCTGAG GAGAACAGAAATGCAACACATCACAAG GTTAAGATGACGTGTGATGAGGATTACTGTGCATCTTATTGTTGCTATGACAGCTGGAATAACTGGATTTGCTGTAGTGAAACTGATATCACAGACATGTGGT ggTTCTGGGTCAGCTTTGCCACAGGGCTATTGTTCCTGTCTTTGTGCTGCGGTCTTTGCTGTCGCCGTCACTTGCGCCACAGACGTTATTTTATCATTACAGGAGAGCAGCCAGCCACTGTTATAACTTCATATGGAACTGAG AATGTTGCCCCGATTTACAGTATTGTACACCCCTACCATGGGTACCCAGAGGCCCACCTACCACCATACACGCCAGTACCTGAGAACAAAGGGAACCCACCAAGTTATACCTGA